The proteins below are encoded in one region of Flammeovirga kamogawensis:
- a CDS encoding RagB/SusD family nutrient uptake outer membrane protein, producing the protein MNKKYITKLGVAVSIFLGLGTSCSSFLNVEPESTWTTDNFYNTDSKVDLGLAGIFSKFSSNNAYGSMLSMEMQYGTDEGYYSRGWDENWSVSLYSHVSNSEHVEKSWEQLYGAVNECNQMIARLDKDAFEPEDYNKYIAEARFLRAFAYQLLASWWNEVPIRTTPTVDQSSNNVPAGELIDVYALIESDFKFAIEHLPHAQDGDYVPGRPNRMAAEGMLSRAYLKMAGEPMMATQYYDSAVVHLGNIIYKDGWHALNTTPDTLGYRATFLEYIGGDKYDLQESLFEITYKNNLDLGIATMGAIGNYNGLAFELNDGNNHPTSQKAVAVSPVFSIIYDSEDRRRDWNIPGIQMNKSGKIVYVTNIFAPQYTPGKFRRWEPVNESDISNGSEIDEYVLLTNETTLSRNQSPINFPILRYSDVLLMYAEASNRVNHGPTSQAIECLNQVRNRAGLDNIEVDNPTVISGEEAFFTELMDERLRELCFEGIRKHDLIRWGKLGERLQYLETVMLSHPDYNPSFWANDGYFRIFKNYNPDKHLSLPYPLQEVNINTSLSQKSGW; encoded by the coding sequence ATGAATAAAAAATATATAACAAAACTAGGTGTTGCAGTAAGCATATTCTTAGGTCTTGGTACATCTTGTTCGAGTTTCCTAAATGTAGAACCAGAATCTACTTGGACAACTGATAACTTCTATAATACAGACTCAAAAGTTGATTTAGGTTTAGCAGGTATTTTCTCTAAATTCTCTTCTAATAATGCTTACGGGAGTATGTTATCTATGGAGATGCAATACGGAACAGATGAAGGTTATTACAGTAGAGGATGGGATGAAAACTGGTCAGTATCTTTATACAGCCATGTTTCTAACTCAGAACATGTAGAAAAATCTTGGGAACAACTTTATGGAGCAGTGAATGAGTGTAATCAAATGATTGCTCGTTTAGATAAGGATGCTTTTGAACCTGAAGATTACAATAAGTATATTGCAGAAGCACGTTTTTTAAGAGCATTTGCTTACCAATTGTTAGCAAGCTGGTGGAATGAAGTTCCAATTAGAACAACACCAACTGTAGATCAATCTTCTAATAATGTTCCTGCAGGAGAATTAATAGATGTATATGCTTTAATTGAATCAGATTTTAAATTTGCAATCGAGCATTTGCCACACGCACAAGATGGAGATTATGTGCCAGGTCGTCCAAATAGAATGGCCGCAGAAGGTATGCTTTCTAGAGCTTATCTAAAAATGGCAGGAGAGCCAATGATGGCAACTCAATATTATGACAGTGCAGTAGTACATTTAGGTAACATTATCTATAAAGATGGATGGCATGCTTTAAATACTACGCCAGATACATTAGGGTATAGAGCTACTTTCTTAGAGTACATTGGTGGTGATAAATATGATTTACAAGAGTCGTTATTTGAAATCACTTATAAGAATAACCTTGATTTAGGTATTGCTACAATGGGTGCTATTGGTAACTATAATGGTTTAGCATTTGAATTAAACGATGGAAATAATCATCCAACGTCTCAAAAAGCAGTTGCTGTATCTCCAGTTTTCTCTATAATTTATGATAGTGAAGACAGAAGAAGAGATTGGAACATACCAGGTATTCAAATGAATAAATCGGGTAAAATTGTCTATGTCACAAATATTTTTGCACCACAATATACTCCTGGTAAATTTAGAAGATGGGAGCCTGTAAATGAAAGTGATATTAGTAATGGTTCAGAAATAGACGAATATGTTTTATTGACAAACGAAACAACTTTGTCTCGTAATCAATCTCCTATCAACTTCCCAATTTTACGTTACTCAGATGTATTATTGATGTATGCAGAGGCCTCTAATAGAGTAAACCATGGACCTACATCTCAGGCTATTGAGTGTTTAAACCAAGTGAGAAATCGTGCAGGTTTAGATAATATTGAAGTAGATAATCCAACAGTAATTTCAGGTGAAGAGGCATTCTTTACTGAATTAATGGACGAACGTTTACGTGAGTTATGTTTTGAAGGAATTCGTAAGCACGACTTAATTAGATGGGGTAAATTGGGCGAGAGATTACAATACTTAGAAACAGTTATGTTGAGCCACCCAGATTATAACCCTAGTTTTTGGGCAAATGATGGTTACTTCAGAATCTTTAAAAACTATAATCCAGATAAGCACTTGTCATTACCATATCCTTTACAGGAGGTTAATATCAACACTTCGCTTAGTCAAAAATCAGGCTGGTAA
- a CDS encoding SusC/RagA family TonB-linked outer membrane protein, producing MKNFIIGIFALLFLPFYAQAQFVVSGVVSDESGETLPGVNIVIKGTNSGTMTNISGEFKLTNVIGTDVLEVSFIGFETQTIPVKDRSKINVTLVADVNELDEVLVIGYGTSKKKDITGSVATVSSEDLVASPTANYDEALMGRVAGVHVSASEGAPGAPMNIVIRGGNSITGSNQPLYVVDGIPLDDFDPATINTEDIQEFNVLKDASATSIYGSRGANGVIVITTKDGGNNNGTTTVTVSAAYGMQSIPKYLEVMSPYEYVKYQESQAWASSRWDLNEDSKDKLGKFYEKWVDPELYRDIDGNDWQDQIFQEAPIQRYNVSVNGGNKKTNIYYSGNYTDQEGTLITSGFTKLINNLRIKHTISKKATFNAGIMHSYSVRRGPDLRENNYSSIIRDAVRFRPVDPVLDDGLEPGGYDPTDPNQQVMYPPVPNLENTERKNKQNAIRGNMRFVYKFHKNLTLNLAANYQAQLNNETLFYGEDTRQGQNSPLGIQASQTQSLRQTLASSNTLTYHKKSKNHEFSVMGGIEGSYQDYSFSSLQNGNLPVDEFGMANIGIGTTATLAQSNWTGNTLLSYFGRATYAFKDKYLLTANFRADGSSKFADGNKWGYFPSLSGAWRAGDEPFLKNIEVLSTLKFRGGWGITGNNRIADFAAFNQINISKWSGYNWGVTESYQPGAIQSNLAVPDLRWETTEQVNFGLDLSFFNQRLETTVDVYQKNTTDLLLNANMAPSTGFRNVFQNVGEVENKGLEISLSTVNIHKKSFKWTTNFNISFQQNRVVKLNQGNDAIYSRARFDEDNYITQVGNSVGMMYGLEFERIYQVGDFNWNNETQTYELKDGVADNGSADVAPGGVKFIDQNGDGTINELDRKIIGNPHPDHFGGITNNFSYKGFNFSFLFQWSHGFDVMNGNAVEMHKPWGSQSFNGFSTVADHWTPYNTDTNINASTYAGSLGAARVGNQIDNRFIEDGSYIRLKTVTFGYSLPKKVLKRMKMKGLNFSVSGQNLFTWTSYSGFDPEVSVSGNGVTPNLDYSAYPQSRTILGSIKLTL from the coding sequence ATGAAAAATTTTATAATTGGAATTTTTGCCCTTTTGTTTCTTCCATTCTATGCACAAGCTCAGTTTGTAGTATCGGGTGTAGTAAGTGATGAGTCAGGAGAAACACTACCTGGGGTAAACATCGTAATCAAAGGAACCAACTCTGGTACGATGACGAATATCTCTGGTGAGTTTAAATTAACAAATGTAATCGGAACGGATGTTTTAGAAGTTTCATTCATTGGTTTTGAAACACAAACAATACCTGTAAAAGACCGTTCTAAAATTAATGTAACTTTAGTTGCAGATGTTAACGAACTTGATGAAGTTTTAGTAATTGGTTACGGTACAAGTAAGAAAAAAGATATTACTGGTTCGGTTGCAACTGTAAGTTCTGAAGATCTAGTAGCTTCTCCAACTGCAAACTATGATGAAGCATTAATGGGTAGAGTTGCAGGTGTGCATGTATCTGCTTCGGAAGGTGCTCCTGGTGCTCCAATGAATATTGTAATTCGTGGTGGTAACTCAATTACAGGTAGTAACCAACCTTTATATGTTGTAGATGGTATTCCTTTAGATGATTTTGATCCAGCAACAATTAACACAGAAGATATTCAAGAATTTAACGTGTTAAAAGATGCTTCTGCAACGTCTATTTATGGTTCAAGAGGTGCAAATGGTGTAATTGTAATTACTACTAAAGATGGTGGTAATAATAACGGTACAACAACAGTTACAGTTAGTGCTGCGTATGGTATGCAATCTATTCCAAAGTACTTAGAAGTAATGAGTCCGTATGAATATGTAAAATACCAAGAAAGTCAGGCTTGGGCATCTTCTAGATGGGATTTAAATGAAGATTCTAAAGATAAATTAGGAAAGTTCTATGAAAAATGGGTAGACCCAGAATTATACAGAGATATAGATGGTAATGATTGGCAGGATCAAATTTTCCAAGAAGCACCTATTCAAAGATATAATGTATCAGTAAACGGAGGGAATAAGAAAACAAACATCTATTACTCAGGTAACTATACAGATCAAGAAGGTACATTAATTACATCAGGATTTACAAAGTTGATTAACAACTTAAGAATTAAGCATACAATCTCTAAGAAAGCTACTTTTAATGCTGGTATTATGCATTCTTACTCAGTTAGAAGAGGTCCAGATTTAAGAGAAAATAATTATTCTAGTATTATTAGAGATGCAGTTCGTTTTCGTCCTGTAGACCCTGTTTTAGATGATGGTTTAGAGCCAGGTGGTTATGACCCAACAGATCCTAACCAACAAGTAATGTACCCTCCTGTACCTAACTTAGAAAATACAGAGAGAAAGAATAAGCAAAATGCAATTAGAGGTAATATGAGATTTGTATATAAATTCCATAAAAACCTAACATTAAATTTAGCGGCAAACTACCAAGCTCAGTTGAATAACGAAACGTTATTTTATGGTGAAGACACAAGACAAGGTCAAAACTCTCCATTAGGTATCCAAGCAAGTCAGACACAGTCTCTTCGTCAGACACTTGCTTCATCAAATACTTTAACGTACCATAAAAAATCAAAAAACCATGAATTCTCTGTAATGGGTGGTATTGAAGGTTCTTACCAAGATTATTCTTTCTCAAGTTTACAGAATGGTAACTTACCTGTAGATGAATTTGGAATGGCAAATATTGGCATTGGTACTACAGCAACTTTAGCACAATCTAATTGGACAGGTAATACTTTGTTATCTTACTTTGGTAGAGCAACTTATGCTTTCAAAGACAAGTATTTATTAACTGCAAACTTTAGAGCAGATGGTTCTTCTAAATTTGCAGATGGTAACAAATGGGGTTATTTCCCTTCATTATCAGGTGCATGGAGAGCAGGTGATGAGCCTTTCTTAAAAAATATCGAAGTGCTTTCTACACTTAAATTTAGAGGTGGTTGGGGTATTACTGGTAATAACAGAATTGCTGATTTTGCTGCATTCAACCAAATTAATATCTCAAAATGGTCTGGATATAACTGGGGAGTTACAGAATCGTATCAGCCGGGTGCTATTCAATCTAACTTAGCAGTTCCAGATTTAAGATGGGAGACAACAGAACAAGTTAACTTTGGTTTAGATTTATCTTTCTTTAATCAAAGGTTAGAAACTACAGTAGATGTATACCAAAAGAATACTACAGACCTGCTTCTAAATGCTAACATGGCACCTAGTACTGGTTTTAGAAATGTATTCCAAAATGTTGGTGAAGTAGAAAACAAAGGTTTAGAAATTTCTTTATCTACAGTAAATATCCACAAGAAATCATTTAAATGGACAACGAATTTTAACATCTCATTCCAACAAAATAGAGTTGTGAAATTGAACCAAGGTAATGATGCAATCTACTCTAGAGCAAGATTTGACGAAGATAACTATATCACGCAAGTGGGTAACTCTGTAGGTATGATGTACGGTTTAGAGTTTGAAAGAATTTATCAAGTAGGAGACTTTAACTGGAACAATGAAACACAAACGTATGAGTTGAAAGATGGTGTTGCTGATAATGGTTCTGCAGATGTTGCTCCTGGTGGAGTGAAATTTATTGACCAAAATGGTGACGGTACAATCAATGAATTGGATAGAAAAATTATAGGTAATCCTCATCCAGATCACTTTGGCGGTATTACGAACAACTTTAGTTATAAAGGTTTTAATTTCTCTTTCTTATTCCAATGGTCTCATGGATTTGATGTAATGAACGGTAATGCTGTAGAAATGCACAAACCTTGGGGTTCTCAATCATTCAATGGTTTCTCTACTGTAGCAGATCACTGGACTCCATACAATACAGATACTAATATTAATGCATCTACATATGCTGGTTCTTTAGGTGCTGCTCGTGTAGGTAATCAGATTGACAATAGATTTATTGAGGATGGTTCTTATATCAGATTAAAAACAGTAACATTTGGTTATTCTTTACCTAAAAAGGTATTAAAGAGAATGAAAATGAAAGGTTTAAACTTCTCAGTATCTGGTCAAAACCTATTCACTTGGACAAGCTACTCTGGATTTGATCCTGAAGTTAGTGTATCTGGTAATGGTGTAACACCAAACTTAGATTACTCTGCTTATCCACAAAGTAGAACAATCTTAGGTAGCATTAAATTAACGCTATAA
- a CDS encoding hybrid sensor histidine kinase/response regulator transcription factor, whose protein sequence is MKRLTYFLILLFLSLNILASPRNLELQHIDLPESISSRHVTCFLEDDLGFMWIGLSSGLIKYDGYRSEKMMSNNIRHLIMDKDKNVWVATFSEIFKYDKEENYFTKVDLKVGKITPFSMTLSKLGEVIIGTNKGLHIINTDTEEIVSYQHHKGIDNGLSDNIVRVIYEDQESNLWIGTHDQLNKLDRKTETFTRYRIQDKSEVYKKNNLILDIISLSDKDDDQLLIGTETGIALFDSKTGAFKKYHQKNDEKTLSNDVIKSLCKINNNEVWVGTGYGLNIFSLKTFTFQRYFANYNNHYSISSNIVNVVHKDRSGTIWIGTDNGVDNITFLDNAFKTNIFPGSEKFLQRGISVVNFTEDRIGNIWLATSNYGLIKYDKKKDEYEYFKVPRILHSSVKQVLVDKENKVWIVTVGGLNVYDQKTKKMYAYVADKANELALQTNYLFCIGESPKGQIWLGSMYGVYKLNQKENNKIEFVNFRKEDDNENSISGNYISSITFHNNENPWIATGDGVNYFNLSQGKFYKYPMINKTRVLNLNQLVVDDEGAIWGASKRKVYKFNKTKSEFDEVFSADNIIRSFQVNGDELWYATNVNIHVYNFSTAANLVLSSTRTGIKNFNRAATSIIDGRIYFGGLSGFVSFLPNEVNKKSIEPTVRITGLKVSNKEVKVNKELNDRVLFTKNLNKVDQLTLDHEENTFTIYFSAMDYREKNTHNYQFKLEGLQDEWETMSGLTDFVSYNKIKPGKYTFKVRASNNFGEFGENFTALNFVINPPIWATWWAKVIYFTMLTLLFFIARKISVKNVKVQNKLHLEQVEREKSEEVNQMKIKFFTNISHELRTPLTLISSPLDELETIEVDTQKLKLIQIIQRNTARLSRLVNQVLDLRKIDQGAEKLSIEEYDIVRLSRNITHDFMETALQRNIDLNFNTNQPEGIMWFDLEKLEKVIYNLISNSLKYTPDNGTIGVKMDVTKASHPYRKIPITEYQQIIITDSGIGIPKDLQSQIFERFTNIKMDNFMGQQGTGIGLSLVHDYVKMHGGWVELKSEEGSGSEFTVYLPLSKTFIEDYEEKHVEKELIEEEYHPEEETKEEEIESSSEKGGKEKILVVEDDRDMQSFLVHCLEETYHVITANNGKEGWDKAKKEMPDLILSDVMMPEMDGIEFCTKAKSDLLTNHIPFVLLTAKGGIDNKKDGIEHGADDYIAKPFNVDYLRVRVNNILTQREKLRESFRREMKTQPNEVVVPSFEEKFLDEVMQEIEKNMDNSEFNVKILGEKIGMGQTNLYRKIKSMTGMTANEFIRNVRLKRAGQLLKQGQYNVSDVMYMVGFTHRSYFSKSFKEVYGVTPKEYTKQENVVE, encoded by the coding sequence ATGAAACGATTAACTTACTTTTTAATACTACTTTTTTTAAGCTTAAATATTTTAGCATCACCAAGAAACTTAGAGCTTCAACACATTGATTTACCAGAATCAATATCTAGCAGGCACGTAACATGCTTTTTAGAAGATGATCTTGGTTTTATGTGGATTGGCTTAAGTAGTGGGTTAATAAAATATGATGGTTACCGCTCCGAAAAGATGATGTCTAATAATATTAGACATTTAATTATGGATAAAGATAAAAACGTTTGGGTAGCTACTTTTTCAGAAATATTTAAATATGATAAAGAAGAGAATTACTTTACAAAAGTAGATTTGAAAGTTGGGAAAATTACTCCCTTCTCTATGACTTTATCAAAACTAGGTGAAGTTATTATAGGTACTAATAAAGGACTTCATATTATTAATACTGATACCGAAGAAATTGTCTCTTATCAGCATCATAAAGGTATTGATAACGGGTTAAGTGACAATATTGTAAGAGTAATTTATGAAGATCAGGAAAGTAACCTTTGGATAGGAACTCATGATCAATTAAATAAATTAGATAGAAAAACAGAAACGTTTACAAGATATAGAATACAAGATAAATCTGAGGTTTATAAAAAGAACAACCTAATTCTAGATATTATATCACTTTCTGATAAAGACGATGATCAATTATTAATTGGTACAGAAACAGGTATTGCACTTTTTGATTCTAAAACTGGAGCCTTTAAAAAGTATCATCAAAAGAACGATGAAAAAACGTTAAGTAATGATGTAATTAAATCACTTTGTAAGATAAATAACAACGAGGTTTGGGTAGGTACAGGCTATGGTCTAAACATCTTTTCGCTTAAAACTTTTACTTTCCAGCGTTATTTTGCCAATTATAATAACCACTATTCAATCAGTAGTAATATTGTTAATGTTGTTCATAAAGATAGAAGCGGTACTATTTGGATTGGAACAGATAATGGTGTTGATAATATTACTTTTTTAGACAATGCTTTTAAAACAAATATCTTCCCAGGTTCAGAAAAGTTTCTTCAGAGAGGTATTTCTGTAGTTAATTTTACAGAAGATAGAATTGGAAATATTTGGTTAGCAACTAGTAACTATGGTTTAATTAAGTACGATAAAAAGAAAGATGAATACGAATACTTTAAAGTACCTAGAATTTTACATAGCTCTGTAAAACAAGTATTGGTTGATAAGGAGAATAAAGTCTGGATTGTTACAGTTGGCGGTTTAAACGTCTATGATCAAAAAACAAAGAAAATGTATGCTTATGTTGCCGATAAAGCAAATGAGTTAGCATTACAAACAAACTATCTATTTTGTATTGGAGAAAGCCCTAAAGGACAAATTTGGTTAGGTTCCATGTATGGGGTTTATAAATTGAATCAAAAAGAAAATAACAAAATTGAGTTTGTTAATTTTAGAAAGGAAGACGACAACGAGAATTCTATATCAGGAAATTATATATCTAGTATTACCTTCCATAATAATGAAAACCCATGGATTGCAACAGGTGATGGTGTCAACTATTTTAATTTAAGTCAGGGTAAATTTTATAAGTACCCAATGATTAATAAAACAAGGGTACTAAATTTAAATCAGTTAGTGGTAGATGACGAAGGAGCTATCTGGGGAGCATCAAAACGAAAAGTATATAAATTCAACAAAACAAAAAGTGAATTTGATGAAGTATTTTCAGCAGATAATATTATTCGATCTTTTCAGGTAAATGGAGATGAGTTATGGTATGCTACAAACGTAAATATTCATGTTTATAATTTTTCAACAGCCGCTAATCTTGTTTTATCTTCTACTAGAACAGGAATTAAGAATTTTAATAGAGCTGCAACTTCAATAATTGATGGGCGTATCTATTTTGGTGGACTTAGTGGTTTTGTCTCTTTCTTACCAAACGAGGTCAATAAGAAAAGTATTGAACCAACCGTGCGTATTACAGGATTGAAAGTTTCTAATAAAGAGGTTAAGGTAAATAAAGAGTTAAATGATAGAGTACTTTTTACAAAAAATTTAAATAAGGTAGATCAACTCACTTTAGATCACGAAGAAAACACTTTTACTATTTATTTCTCTGCAATGGATTACAGAGAAAAGAATACACACAACTACCAATTTAAGCTAGAAGGATTACAAGATGAATGGGAAACAATGTCGGGTTTAACAGATTTTGTTTCTTATAATAAAATAAAGCCGGGTAAATATACTTTTAAAGTTAGAGCATCTAATAATTTTGGTGAATTTGGAGAGAATTTCACAGCATTAAACTTTGTCATAAACCCTCCAATTTGGGCAACATGGTGGGCTAAGGTAATTTATTTTACAATGCTTACTTTATTATTCTTTATTGCTCGAAAAATTTCTGTGAAGAATGTGAAGGTGCAGAATAAGTTGCATTTAGAACAAGTAGAAAGAGAAAAGAGTGAAGAAGTAAACCAAATGAAAATTAAATTCTTTACAAACATTTCTCATGAATTAAGAACACCTTTAACGTTAATAAGTAGTCCTTTAGATGAATTAGAAACGATAGAAGTAGATACACAGAAACTGAAACTAATTCAGATAATACAAAGAAATACAGCAAGGTTAAGTCGTTTGGTAAATCAGGTACTAGACCTTCGTAAAATTGATCAAGGAGCTGAAAAACTATCAATTGAAGAATATGATATTGTGCGCTTAAGTAGGAACATTACGCATGATTTTATGGAAACAGCACTACAACGAAATATTGACCTTAATTTCAATACAAATCAACCTGAAGGTATAATGTGGTTTGATTTAGAAAAATTAGAAAAGGTAATCTATAATTTAATATCAAATTCTTTAAAGTATACACCTGATAACGGAACAATTGGGGTAAAAATGGATGTTACAAAGGCAAGCCATCCTTATAGAAAAATTCCTATCACAGAGTATCAACAAATTATTATTACAGATTCTGGTATAGGTATTCCAAAAGATCTTCAATCACAAATATTTGAACGTTTTACAAATATCAAGATGGATAACTTTATGGGGCAACAAGGTACTGGAATTGGTTTGTCGCTAGTGCATGATTATGTGAAAATGCATGGCGGATGGGTTGAATTGAAAAGTGAAGAGGGAAGTGGTTCTGAATTTACAGTATACCTTCCGTTAAGTAAAACATTTATAGAAGATTACGAGGAAAAACACGTTGAAAAAGAATTAATAGAAGAAGAATACCACCCTGAGGAAGAAACTAAAGAAGAAGAAATAGAAAGCTCTTCGGAAAAAGGAGGCAAAGAGAAAATTCTTGTTGTGGAAGACGATAGAGACATGCAAAGTTTCTTGGTACACTGTTTAGAAGAAACGTACCACGTTATTACCGCAAATAACGGTAAAGAAGGGTGGGATAAAGCTAAAAAAGAGATGCCAGACCTTATTCTTTCTGATGTGATGATGCCAGAAATGGATGGAATAGAGTTTTGTACCAAAGCAAAATCAGATTTATTGACCAACCATATTCCTTTTGTTTTACTAACTGCAAAAGGGGGAATCGACAATAAAAAAGATGGTATAGAACATGGGGCTGATGATTATATCGCTAAACCATTTAATGTAGATTATTTAAGAGTGAGAGTGAACAATATTCTTACCCAAAGAGAAAAACTAAGAGAATCGTTCAGACGAGAAATGAAAACGCAACCCAATGAAGTGGTCGTTCCTTCTTTTGAGGAGAAATTCTTAGATGAAGTGATGCAAGAAATAGAGAAAAACATGGACAACTCAGAGTTTAATGTTAAGATTTTAGGGGAGAAGATAGGAATGGGACAAACAAACCTCTACCGTAAAATTAAATCTATGACTGGTATGACCGCCAATGAGTTTATACGAAATGTACGTTTAAAAAGAGCTGGTCAGTTATTAAAACAAGGACAATATAATGTGTCTGATGTGATGTACATGGTTGGCTTTACACATAGGTCATATTTCTCTAAAAGTTTTAAAGAGGTGTATGGAGTAACGCCTAAAGAATACACAAAACAAGAGAATGTAGTAGAATAA